One Porites lutea unplaced genomic scaffold, jaPorLute2.1 SCAFFOLD_107, whole genome shotgun sequence genomic region harbors:
- the LOC140925481 gene encoding beta-1,4-galactosyltransferase galt-1-like, whose translation MLSSFSPYVFISDRIPKPNERLANLKEGANATIEAKNCSQTTDILPDFIECKRGTLLYSAWFGDRHAQNYSQVLLMTSRSNQPPPLSCRFQNGPTSAISVRAVTPYYEINKRYSNKRYGLFVASCILSKDLVGIPNFAYPILLTLITNECTVVLPVGNTRNTSYKRDYGICIPPMFGNIRVAEEVEFREMSQLLGASHFTFYDYSVSDSVSKMLSYYERKGVAQVLPWNVPTYTTDQDVHYYGQIFSMQDCLFRSINRLNFVAFNDLDEFITPFESESMPSLLNSITTLTIAATVFQAHDFPL comes from the coding sequence ATGCTTAGTTCATTTTCCCCTTACGTGTTTATCAGCGATAGAATTCCTAAACCTAACGAAAGGCTCGCGAATTTGAAGGAAGGTGCAAATGCTACCATTGAAGCTAAGAACTGCTCGCAAACTACGGATATATTGCCAGATTTCATCGAGTGTAAAAGGGGAACATTGCTCTACTCTGCGTGGTTTGGTGATCGACATGCTCAAAATTATAGCCAGGTTTTGTTAATGACTTCACGTAGTAACCAACCACCGCCTCTCTCATGTCGTTTCCAAAATGGGCCAACTTCTGCTATCTCTGTAAGAGCTGTTACTCCGTATTATGAAATCAACAAACGATACAGCAACAAACGTTATGGTCTCTTCGTGGCGTCCTGCATTCTTTCGAAAGATTTGGTCGGTATACCCAATTTTGCATACCCAATTTTGTTAACATTGATAACTAACGAATGTACGGTTGTGTTACCTGTGGGAAACACAAGAAACACATCTTACAAGAGAGATTACGGAATTTGCATTCCTCCGATGTTTGGAAATATTCGAGTCGCCGAGGAAGTCGAGTTTCGGGAAATGTCGCAACTTTTAGGAGCGTcacattttacgttttatgacTACAGTGTCTCTGACAGCGTGAGTAAAATGCTTAGTTACTACGAAAGAAAAGGGGTAGCACAAGTTCTTCCTTGGAATGTACCCACCTATACCACAGACCAAGATGTCCATTACTATGGGCAAATTTTTTCCATGCAAGACTGTTTGTTCCGATCTATAAATCGTCTTAACTTCGTTGCGTTCAACGATTTAGACGAGTTTATAACCCCGTTTGAGAGTGAAAGCATGCCTTCTCTACTTAACAGTATCACGACTCTAACTATTGCAGCCACTGTTTTCCAAGCGCACGATTTCCCACTGTAG